One segment of Stenotrophomonas sp. SAU14A_NAIMI4_8 DNA contains the following:
- a CDS encoding acetylornithine transaminase — MTAATDPLISLSHYYLPVYKPRQVVLERGQGARVWDSQGREFIDLAAGIAVCGLGHNDPDLTAALVEQASKLWHTSNVFYSAPPLHLAEELVKASRFAERVFLCNSGAEANEVAIKMVRKWASSQGRPADKRVIITFRGSFHGRTLGAVTATAQPKYQEGYEPLPGGFRYIDFNDEVQLETAMAAGDVAAVMLEPIQGEGGVMPAKSGFLKRVRELCDQHNALLVLDEIQAGMGRTGTLFAHWQDDVVPDMVTLAKALGGGFPIGAMLAGPKVAETMQFGAHGTTFGGNPLAAAVARVALRKLGSAEIAANVSRQSKALRDGFARINEEFNIFSDVRGRGLMLGAVLNKDFAGQAGAILDHAADQGLLTLQAGPDVLRFVPSLNITDEEVAEGLKRLRAAIAAFVATR; from the coding sequence ATGACCGCCGCTACCGATCCGCTGATCTCCCTTTCGCACTACTACCTGCCGGTCTACAAGCCCCGCCAGGTGGTGTTGGAGCGAGGCCAGGGCGCCCGCGTGTGGGACAGCCAGGGCCGTGAATTCATCGACCTGGCCGCCGGCATTGCCGTGTGCGGCCTGGGCCATAACGACCCGGACCTGACCGCCGCCCTGGTGGAACAGGCCAGCAAGCTCTGGCACACCAGCAACGTGTTCTACAGCGCACCGCCGCTGCACCTGGCCGAAGAACTGGTGAAGGCCAGCCGCTTCGCCGAGCGCGTGTTCCTGTGCAATTCCGGCGCCGAAGCCAATGAAGTGGCGATCAAGATGGTGCGCAAGTGGGCGTCCAGCCAGGGCCGCCCGGCCGACAAGCGCGTCATCATCACCTTCCGCGGCAGCTTCCACGGCCGCACCCTGGGCGCGGTGACCGCCACCGCCCAGCCGAAGTACCAGGAAGGCTACGAGCCGCTGCCCGGTGGCTTCCGCTACATCGATTTCAACGATGAAGTGCAGCTGGAAACCGCGATGGCCGCCGGCGACGTGGCCGCGGTGATGCTGGAGCCGATCCAGGGCGAGGGCGGGGTGATGCCGGCCAAGTCTGGTTTCCTCAAGCGCGTGCGCGAGCTGTGCGACCAGCACAACGCGCTGCTGGTGCTGGACGAGATCCAGGCCGGCATGGGCCGCACCGGTACCCTGTTCGCGCATTGGCAGGACGATGTGGTGCCGGACATGGTCACCCTGGCCAAGGCCCTGGGCGGCGGCTTCCCGATCGGCGCCATGCTGGCCGGCCCGAAGGTGGCCGAAACCATGCAGTTCGGCGCCCACGGCACCACCTTCGGTGGCAACCCGCTGGCCGCTGCGGTGGCGCGGGTGGCGCTGCGCAAGCTGGGGTCGGCCGAGATCGCCGCCAACGTCAGCCGCCAGTCGAAGGCGCTGCGCGATGGGTTCGCCCGCATCAACGAAGAGTTCAACATCTTCAGCGATGTGCGCGGCCGTGGCCTGATGCTGGGCGCGGTGCTGAACAAGGATTTCGCCGGCCAGGCCGGTGCCATCCTGGACCACGCCGCCGACCAGGGCCTGCTGACCCTGCAGGCCGGCCCGGACGTGCTGCGCTTCGTGCCGTCGCTGAACATCACCGATGAAGAAGTGGCCGAAGGCCTGAAGCGGCTGCGCGCGGCCATCGCCGCGTTCGTCG
- a CDS encoding ion transporter: protein MRPFSAPQLNPATASGWRRTWFDIIYRHDTRPSRNFDLILVVAIIASILVVMIDSVQHLHVAWADGLYVIEWVFTALFTIEYLLRLAVVKRPLRYAVSIWGIIDLLSILPAYLSLFVPGAQSLLVVRALRILRVFRILKLTRYIEESGILLQSLWRSRRKILLFLFTVITITIIAGTLMYVIEGPEHGFSNIPASMYWAVVTMATVGFGDIVPQTVLGRFVTSVLILIGYSIIAVPTGIYTAELASSMREAELAARRDARGCPHCGLEGHEPDARHCRRCGHAIPDTFNS, encoded by the coding sequence ATGCGACCGTTTTCCGCCCCCCAACTGAACCCCGCCACCGCGTCCGGCTGGCGCCGCACCTGGTTCGACATCATCTACCGGCACGACACCCGGCCCTCGCGCAACTTCGACCTGATCCTGGTGGTGGCGATCATCGCCAGCATCCTGGTGGTGATGATCGACAGCGTGCAGCACCTGCACGTGGCCTGGGCCGATGGGCTGTACGTGATCGAATGGGTGTTCACCGCCCTGTTCACGATCGAGTACCTATTGCGCCTGGCGGTGGTGAAACGCCCGCTGCGCTATGCGGTCAGCATCTGGGGGATCATCGACCTGCTGTCGATCCTGCCCGCCTATCTGTCGCTGTTCGTGCCCGGCGCGCAGAGCCTGCTGGTGGTGCGTGCGCTGCGCATCCTGCGCGTGTTCCGCATCCTGAAGCTGACCCGCTACATTGAAGAAAGCGGCATCCTGCTGCAGTCGCTGTGGCGCAGCCGGCGCAAGATCCTGCTGTTCCTGTTCACGGTCATCACCATCACCATCATCGCCGGCACCCTGATGTACGTGATCGAAGGCCCTGAGCACGGCTTCAGCAACATCCCGGCCAGCATGTACTGGGCGGTGGTGACCATGGCCACGGTCGGTTTCGGCGACATCGTGCCGCAGACCGTGCTGGGCCGTTTCGTCACCTCGGTGCTGATCCTGATCGGCTACAGCATCATCGCCGTGCCCACCGGCATCTACACCGCCGAACTGGCCAGCAGCATGCGCGAAGCCGAACTGGCCGCGCGCCGCGACGCCCGTGGCTGCCCGCACTGCGGGCTGGAAGGCCATGAACCCGATGCGCGGCATTGCCGCCGTTGCGGCCACGCCATTCCCGATACCTTCAACAGTTGA
- a CDS encoding YiiG family protein, giving the protein MRVSRVSVPVLLAGAMIGLAACSPGGGALVADSSVDKINAYIACYNGVEAPVREGFQTYTGWMADAAAGPTGKEKQPRSPGKVPSHRVEYCAQPLTAALALTPATPMDALVRDYQQSFQALNVLVEQADGYFSREEYRRDGGEGLRTQHGPLMQAYAGFFEASDALDVALEKSEQERRAVQLQQIEDSEGRSLAYYHLRIVGDGKQLALAFQTEAPDLPALRTRLAEYQSLIKEIQAAGVGKDNPMWGHVQRSADKLVRSAGRGVERLSEGKPITAEALAAERKASGSWLTSDPEGAQSTIMDAYNDLVTTGNRMR; this is encoded by the coding sequence ATGCGTGTTTCCCGTGTTTCCGTCCCCGTGCTGCTGGCTGGCGCGATGATCGGTCTTGCTGCCTGCAGTCCCGGCGGCGGCGCTCTGGTTGCCGATTCGAGCGTGGACAAGATCAATGCCTACATTGCCTGCTACAACGGCGTCGAAGCACCCGTGCGCGAGGGCTTCCAGACCTACACCGGCTGGATGGCCGATGCCGCCGCCGGCCCCACCGGCAAGGAAAAGCAGCCCCGTTCGCCGGGCAAGGTGCCGTCGCACCGGGTGGAGTACTGCGCACAACCGCTCACCGCCGCATTGGCGTTGACCCCGGCCACGCCGATGGACGCATTGGTGCGTGACTACCAGCAGTCGTTCCAGGCGCTGAACGTGCTGGTCGAACAGGCCGATGGCTACTTCAGCCGCGAGGAGTACCGGCGCGACGGTGGCGAGGGCCTGCGCACCCAGCACGGGCCGTTGATGCAGGCTTACGCAGGGTTCTTCGAGGCCAGCGACGCGCTGGATGTTGCACTGGAAAAGAGCGAGCAGGAGCGCCGTGCCGTGCAGCTGCAGCAGATCGAAGACAGCGAAGGCCGGTCGTTGGCCTACTACCACCTGCGCATCGTCGGCGACGGCAAGCAGCTGGCGCTGGCCTTCCAGACCGAGGCGCCCGACCTGCCGGCGCTGCGCACGCGCCTGGCCGAGTACCAGAGCCTGATCAAGGAAATCCAGGCGGCTGGGGTGGGCAAGGACAACCCGATGTGGGGCCATGTGCAGCGTTCGGCTGACAAGCTGGTGCGCAGCGCCGGGCGCGGGGTGGAGCGCCTGAGCGAAGGCAAGCCGATCACCGCCGAAGCGCTGGCCGCCGAGCGCAAGGCTTCCGGCAGTTGGCTCACCTCTGATCCGGAAGGTGCGCAGTCGACCATCATGGACGCGTACAACGATCTGGTCACCACCGGCAACCGCATGCGCTGA
- a CDS encoding YiiG family protein, with protein sequence MKTPLRSAALVAALSLALVACGKLPGAAGPAEHNGHADAEDASADVSDADAAELAMTTKLNAYIDCYNDVDSGLHQGIDYYTSWMADPKAGPSGREDRPIGPPDLTAADLKNCDTKIASARAAQPPLPVLDAAAQQYLDSLHALQPLAHAGHDYYSREDYQDDDFARGKDMHAPLMTALMTFAEHSQAFSNALEAQNMAEQNAALEAMKQRGELTREYYRMAMMRDAKALIDVMAEDRFDVAQAQTLLDAFNRISDEAHAAVGEQEPGRMQWNSFEHEAEVFRRDAKWRLERVSGKRPFTDIEKKWLAQGSDIPSGSPGKLLQTYNTLVDESNRQ encoded by the coding sequence ATGAAAACGCCACTGCGCTCTGCGGCGCTGGTCGCTGCCCTGTCGCTGGCACTGGTCGCCTGCGGCAAGTTGCCCGGCGCTGCAGGCCCTGCCGAACACAACGGCCATGCCGATGCCGAGGACGCGTCGGCCGATGTATCGGACGCCGACGCGGCCGAGCTGGCAATGACCACCAAGCTCAACGCCTATATCGACTGCTACAACGATGTGGACAGTGGCCTGCACCAGGGCATCGACTACTACACCAGCTGGATGGCCGACCCGAAGGCCGGCCCCAGCGGTCGCGAGGATCGCCCGATCGGCCCGCCGGACCTGACCGCCGCCGATCTGAAGAACTGCGACACGAAGATCGCCAGCGCACGGGCTGCGCAGCCGCCGCTGCCGGTGCTGGATGCCGCCGCCCAGCAGTACCTGGACAGCCTGCATGCGCTGCAGCCGCTGGCCCATGCAGGCCACGACTATTATTCGCGCGAGGACTACCAGGACGATGACTTCGCCCGTGGCAAGGACATGCATGCGCCGCTGATGACCGCGCTGATGACCTTCGCCGAACACAGCCAGGCGTTCAGCAACGCGCTGGAAGCGCAGAACATGGCCGAGCAGAACGCAGCGCTGGAGGCAATGAAGCAGCGCGGTGAACTGACCCGCGAGTACTACCGCATGGCGATGATGCGCGACGCCAAGGCGCTGATCGACGTGATGGCCGAAGACCGCTTCGACGTCGCCCAGGCACAGACGTTGCTGGATGCGTTCAACCGCATTTCCGACGAAGCACATGCCGCCGTTGGCGAACAGGAGCCGGGGCGCATGCAGTGGAACAGCTTCGAGCATGAGGCGGAAGTGTTCCGCCGCGATGCGAAGTGGCGCCTGGAGCGCGTGTCCGGCAAACGTCCCTTCACCGACATCGAAAAGAAGTGGCTGGCACAGGGCTCGGACATTCCCAGCGGCTCGCCGGGGAAACTGCTGCAGACCTACAACACGCTGGTGGACGAGAGCAACCGGCAGTAA
- a CDS encoding NAD(P)-dependent oxidoreductase, whose product MGSLQGKTLFITGASRGIGLAIALRAARDGANVAIAAKSSVPNPKLPGTIHSAAEAVTAAGGQGLALKCDIREEDQVQAAVAAAVDTFGGIDILVNNASAIWLRGTLDTPMKRFDLMQQVNARGSFLCAQACLPYLLQAPNPHILTLAPPPSLDPKWWAPHTGYTLAKMGMSFVTLGLAAEFGPQGVAVNALWPRTVIATDAINMIPGVDAAGCRTPQIMADAAHAVLVREAAGFHGRFLLDDEVLAEAGVTDLSGYAVDPSRALLPDLFLD is encoded by the coding sequence GTGGGCAGTCTGCAGGGCAAAACCCTTTTCATCACCGGCGCCTCGCGTGGCATCGGCCTGGCCATCGCACTGCGCGCGGCGCGTGACGGCGCCAACGTGGCCATCGCCGCGAAGTCGTCGGTACCCAACCCGAAGCTGCCGGGCACCATCCACAGCGCCGCCGAAGCGGTCACCGCCGCCGGTGGCCAGGGCCTGGCGCTGAAGTGCGACATCCGCGAAGAAGACCAGGTGCAGGCCGCCGTGGCCGCGGCCGTGGATACCTTTGGCGGCATCGACATCCTGGTCAACAACGCCAGTGCCATCTGGCTGCGCGGCACCTTGGACACGCCGATGAAGCGCTTCGACCTGATGCAGCAGGTCAATGCACGCGGCAGCTTCCTGTGCGCGCAGGCCTGCCTGCCGTACCTGCTGCAGGCGCCCAATCCGCACATCCTGACCCTGGCGCCGCCGCCCAGCCTGGACCCGAAATGGTGGGCGCCGCATACCGGCTACACCCTGGCCAAGATGGGCATGAGCTTCGTCACCCTGGGCCTGGCCGCCGAGTTCGGCCCGCAGGGCGTGGCGGTGAATGCGCTGTGGCCGCGCACCGTCATCGCCACCGATGCGATCAACATGATTCCCGGCGTGGATGCGGCCGGCTGCCGCACGCCGCAGATCATGGCCGACGCCGCGCATGCGGTGCTGGTGCGGGAAGCGGCTGGTTTCCACGGTCGCTTCCTGCTCGATGACGAGGTGCTGGCCGAAGCGGGCGTGACCGATCTGTCCGGCTATGCGGTCGATCCATCGCGCGCCCTGCTGCCGGACCTGTTCCTGGACTGA
- a CDS encoding DUF2867 domain-containing protein → MSAARVRTTVPGAGSVLGGQLAGADFVHACQAHTRRDGRTALQAYRDMAATIPAWFDGLMALRNRGMALLGMKDLGSLRAVQAAAAPRPGQRLGIFTLQSLDDDAIVLEDDDRHLRVQLALQWQGDLLEVATVVHTHNAFGRVYMLPVAPVHRLIVPYLLRRQVQAYR, encoded by the coding sequence GTGAGCGCGGCGCGTGTACGGACCACCGTGCCCGGTGCAGGCAGCGTGCTCGGTGGGCAGTTGGCCGGCGCCGATTTCGTACATGCCTGCCAGGCGCACACCCGGCGCGACGGGCGCACGGCCCTGCAGGCCTACCGCGACATGGCCGCGACCATTCCCGCCTGGTTCGATGGGCTGATGGCCCTGCGCAACCGCGGCATGGCCCTGCTGGGCATGAAGGACCTGGGCTCGCTGCGTGCGGTGCAGGCCGCCGCAGCCCCGCGGCCGGGCCAGCGCCTGGGCATCTTCACCCTGCAGTCGCTGGATGACGATGCCATCGTGCTGGAAGACGACGACCGCCACCTGCGCGTGCAGCTGGCCCTGCAATGGCAGGGCGATCTGCTGGAAGTGGCCACCGTGGTGCATACCCACAACGCGTTCGGGCGTGTGTACATGCTGCCGGTCGCACCGGTGCACCGCCTGATCGTGCCGTACCTGCTGCGCCGGCAGGTGCAGGCGTACCGCTGA
- a CDS encoding serine/threonine-protein kinase: MPYTPDAPSHALKADSFGRILLVEGPQGRFVRRDLRATPLWLRLPAWWLARREARALQYIHGMADVPQLLAWNGHHLDRSFMAGDAMYQRPPRGDVAWFHAARRLLQQLHRRGVAHNDLAKEANWLVTEDGRPALIDFQLAVIGHPRSRWMRLLAREDLRHLLKHKRMYCRQSLTPVEKRVLKRTSWVRELWFATGKPVYRFVTRRILHWEDNEGQGPKP, encoded by the coding sequence ATGCCGTACACGCCCGACGCTCCATCACACGCTTTGAAGGCCGACAGCTTCGGCCGCATCCTGCTGGTTGAAGGGCCGCAGGGCCGTTTCGTACGCCGCGATCTGCGCGCCACGCCGCTGTGGCTGCGGCTTCCCGCCTGGTGGTTGGCCCGTCGCGAAGCGCGCGCGCTGCAGTACATTCACGGCATGGCCGACGTGCCGCAGCTGCTGGCCTGGAACGGCCACCACCTGGACCGCAGCTTCATGGCCGGCGATGCCATGTACCAGCGCCCGCCACGGGGCGACGTGGCCTGGTTCCATGCCGCGCGGCGCCTGCTGCAGCAGCTGCACCGCCGTGGGGTGGCGCACAATGACCTGGCCAAGGAAGCGAACTGGCTGGTGACCGAGGACGGGCGACCGGCGCTGATCGACTTCCAGCTGGCGGTGATCGGCCACCCGCGCTCGCGCTGGATGCGCCTGCTGGCCCGCGAGGACCTGCGTCACCTGCTCAAGCACAAGCGCATGTACTGCCGCCAGTCGCTGACCCCAGTGGAAAAGCGCGTACTGAAGCGCACCTCGTGGGTCCGCGAGCTGTGGTTCGCCACGGGCAAACCGGTCTATCGCTTTGTGACCCGGCGCATCCTGCATTGGGAAGACAACGAGGGGCAGGGGCCCAAGCCGTGA
- a CDS encoding bifunctional DedA family/phosphatase PAP2 family protein, whose translation MDSSWIDATLAWIAAHPVLAGAVIFLIAFCDAVIILGAIVPALPLLFAVGVFIGLGQISGPYAVAAAALGAFAGDGISYWIGRRWGDRLRGVWPFSRYPQLLDRGENLFRRNAFKSILVARYVGAIRPFVPAIAGMMNMPASRYVQASGIASISWALLFLAPGWVLGEAYDAVAAVAGRLVVVIGLLVVLMGVVWALVLYGYRWSAARMDHWLARLLDWSNRHPTLGRYTVGVLDPKRRESVPLAMLALMLLVLGWGWFALLTVVVAHGEPLAVDLWVHQAMLALRNPLADYPMAALASLGAWQVLLPATAAGMGYLVWRRRWMAAAHWLAALAFGLALTMLLGATVDVVRPLDASSGFGFPSVSVTMATITFGFFAVLIAREMPGRTRVWPYLVSGIVVSLIGFARLYLGAHWLSDVIGGMLFGTFWLLVLGIAYRRRFNRSFWVKPVAWLFYGVFALAAMWYAPRNIPVKLQRFEPALPAPLAMDRQAWWQQGWATLPARRNEFDDDQRWPLDVQVAGPLAPLQAQLEARGWRVQAQAGWEEALLMLDKNTGAEQLPVLPATLDTRVEALLMVRQGARPEERYVLRLWPAPMQLQPGAVPLWLGSAQTLRYERHFEWIGMWHPVRGVDPAFNAVKDAVQGLPQREDVHSETGLPVLRLQTQP comes from the coding sequence ATGGACTCTTCATGGATCGACGCCACGCTTGCGTGGATTGCCGCTCACCCCGTACTGGCGGGCGCGGTCATTTTTCTGATCGCCTTCTGCGATGCGGTGATCATCCTGGGCGCGATCGTGCCGGCGCTGCCGTTGCTGTTCGCGGTGGGTGTGTTCATCGGCCTGGGGCAGATCTCAGGACCGTATGCGGTGGCGGCGGCGGCACTGGGTGCCTTCGCCGGTGACGGCATCAGCTATTGGATCGGCCGCCGCTGGGGCGACCGCCTGCGCGGCGTGTGGCCGTTCAGCCGTTACCCACAGTTGCTGGATCGCGGCGAGAACCTGTTCCGCCGCAATGCGTTCAAAAGCATCCTGGTGGCCCGCTACGTCGGCGCGATCCGGCCATTCGTGCCGGCCATCGCCGGCATGATGAACATGCCGGCCAGCCGCTACGTGCAGGCCAGCGGCATCGCCAGCATTTCCTGGGCACTGCTGTTCCTGGCGCCCGGCTGGGTGCTGGGTGAAGCCTATGACGCGGTGGCCGCCGTCGCCGGCCGGCTGGTGGTGGTCATCGGCTTGCTGGTGGTGCTGATGGGCGTGGTCTGGGCGCTGGTGCTGTATGGCTACCGCTGGTCGGCCGCGCGCATGGACCATTGGCTGGCCCGGTTGCTGGACTGGTCCAACCGCCATCCCACCCTGGGCCGCTACACCGTGGGCGTGCTGGACCCCAAGCGCCGCGAATCGGTGCCCTTGGCCATGCTGGCACTGATGCTGCTGGTGCTGGGCTGGGGCTGGTTCGCACTGTTGACGGTGGTGGTGGCGCACGGCGAGCCGCTTGCCGTCGATCTGTGGGTGCACCAGGCCATGCTGGCCCTGCGCAACCCGTTGGCCGACTACCCGATGGCCGCACTGGCTTCATTGGGTGCCTGGCAGGTACTGCTGCCGGCCACCGCCGCCGGCATGGGCTACCTGGTGTGGCGCCGGCGCTGGATGGCCGCCGCGCACTGGCTGGCGGCGCTGGCCTTCGGCCTGGCCCTGACCATGCTGCTGGGCGCCACGGTGGACGTGGTGCGCCCGCTGGATGCCAGCAGTGGCTTCGGCTTCCCGTCAGTGTCGGTCACCATGGCCACCATCACCTTCGGCTTCTTCGCCGTGCTGATCGCACGCGAAATGCCCGGGCGCACGCGCGTGTGGCCTTACCTGGTGTCGGGCATCGTGGTCAGCCTGATCGGCTTTGCCCGCCTGTACCTGGGCGCACACTGGCTGAGCGATGTGATCGGCGGCATGTTGTTCGGCACGTTCTGGCTGCTGGTGCTGGGCATCGCCTACCGCCGCCGCTTCAACCGCTCGTTCTGGGTGAAGCCGGTGGCCTGGCTGTTCTACGGCGTGTTCGCGCTGGCGGCCATGTGGTACGCGCCGCGCAATATTCCGGTGAAGCTGCAGCGCTTTGAACCGGCGCTGCCGGCACCGCTGGCGATGGATCGGCAGGCCTGGTGGCAACAGGGCTGGGCGACACTGCCGGCGCGCCGCAATGAATTCGACGATGACCAGCGCTGGCCGCTGGATGTGCAGGTGGCTGGCCCGCTGGCACCGCTGCAGGCCCAGCTTGAAGCCCGCGGCTGGCGGGTGCAGGCGCAGGCCGGCTGGGAAGAAGCACTGCTGATGCTGGACAAGAACACCGGCGCCGAGCAGCTGCCGGTGCTGCCGGCCACGCTGGATACGCGGGTGGAAGCGCTGTTGATGGTGCGCCAGGGCGCGCGCCCGGAAGAGCGCTACGTGCTGCGCCTGTGGCCGGCGCCGATGCAGCTGCAGCCTGGCGCGGTGCCGCTGTGGCTGGGCAGTGCGCAGACGCTGCGCTATGAACGGCACTTCGAGTGGATCGGCATGTGGCACCCGGTGCGCGGCGTCGATCCGGCGTTCAACGCGGTGAAGGATGCCGTGCAGGGCCTGCCGCAGCGCGAAGACGTGCACAGCGAAACCGGGTTGCCGGTGTTGAGGTTGCAGACGCAGCCGTGA
- a CDS encoding LON peptidase substrate-binding domain-containing protein: MSTDTALPLFPLHTALVPGAVLGLRVFERRYLDLVRDCGRSGEGFGVCLILDGQEVGEPATPAAYGVQVRIEDFDVGADGVLQLRLRGTRRFHVERTRVRDNGLVVADVRWCDEDPDDELRPQHALLATVLGHIIEQAGETYAPATPALLDQASWVGWRLAELLPLAEQQRLQLLQLDDPHQRLQQLLGWMP, from the coding sequence ATGAGCACCGATACCGCGCTGCCGCTGTTCCCGTTGCACACCGCGCTGGTGCCGGGCGCGGTACTGGGCCTGCGCGTGTTCGAACGGCGCTACCTGGACCTGGTGCGCGACTGCGGGCGCAGCGGCGAAGGCTTTGGCGTGTGCCTGATCCTGGACGGCCAGGAAGTGGGTGAGCCGGCCACCCCGGCCGCCTACGGCGTGCAGGTGCGCATCGAGGATTTCGACGTGGGCGCCGATGGCGTGCTGCAGCTGCGGCTGCGTGGCACCCGCCGCTTCCATGTCGAGCGCACGCGGGTGCGTGACAATGGCCTGGTGGTGGCCGACGTGCGCTGGTGCGACGAGGATCCCGATGACGAGCTGCGGCCGCAGCACGCGCTGCTGGCCACCGTGCTGGGGCACATCATCGAGCAGGCCGGCGAGACCTATGCACCGGCCACGCCGGCGCTGCTGGACCAGGCCAGCTGGGTGGGCTGGCGCCTGGCCGAACTGCTGCCGCTGGCCGAACAGCAGCGCCTGCAGCTGCTGCAGCTGGACGATCCGCACCAGCGCCTGCAGCAGTTGCTGGGCTGGATGCCGTAA
- the mpl gene encoding UDP-N-acetylmuramate:L-alanyl-gamma-D-glutamyl-meso-diaminopimelate ligase, which produces MSNVHILAIAGTFMGGVAALARELGHAVSGSDQAIYPPMSTQLEQLGITLDQGYRADSVPAGTDQVVVGNALSRGNPAVEAVLDRGQRYISGAQWLAEQVLPGRDTLAVAGTHGKTTTTTILTWLLESAGRAPGFLIGGVAEDFGVSARVGQGREFVVEADEYDTAFFDKRSKFVHYRPLVAILNNLEYDHADIFPDVAAIQRQFHHLVRTVPARGRLIVNGEDRYLAEVLAMGCWTPVERFGFEPSLEWHAELLAADGSAFRVHHRGQPLGDVQWSLLGRHNVLNGLAALAAAHAVGVAPAEVIPALARFSSVKRRMEVIGSHDGITIYDDFAHHPTAIATTLEGLRAKVGDARIVVAMEPRSNSMRLGAHAQALAPSLALADEVVFLHRPELAWDAAAVIAAVRGTAHAVPDTDALLARLQADVRSGDHVVFMSNGGFDAAPRRLLAALQGR; this is translated from the coding sequence ATGAGCAACGTACATATCCTTGCAATCGCCGGCACCTTCATGGGCGGCGTGGCCGCGCTGGCGCGGGAACTGGGCCATGCGGTCAGCGGCAGCGACCAGGCCATCTACCCGCCCATGTCCACCCAGCTGGAACAGCTGGGCATCACCCTGGACCAGGGCTACCGGGCCGACAGCGTGCCCGCGGGCACCGACCAGGTCGTGGTCGGCAACGCCCTGTCGCGTGGCAACCCGGCCGTGGAAGCGGTGCTGGACCGGGGCCAGCGCTACATCTCCGGCGCGCAGTGGCTGGCCGAACAGGTGCTGCCGGGCCGTGACACCCTGGCCGTGGCCGGCACCCACGGCAAGACCACCACCACCACCATCCTCACCTGGCTGCTGGAAAGCGCCGGTCGCGCGCCGGGCTTCCTGATCGGGGGCGTGGCCGAGGATTTCGGTGTATCGGCGCGGGTAGGCCAGGGCCGCGAGTTCGTGGTCGAGGCCGACGAGTACGACACCGCCTTCTTCGACAAGCGCAGCAAGTTCGTGCATTACCGGCCGCTGGTGGCGATCCTCAACAACCTTGAGTACGACCACGCCGACATCTTCCCCGACGTGGCCGCGATCCAGCGCCAGTTCCACCATCTGGTGCGCACCGTGCCCGCGCGCGGTCGCCTGATCGTGAACGGCGAGGACCGCTACCTGGCCGAAGTGCTGGCGATGGGCTGCTGGACCCCGGTCGAGCGCTTCGGCTTCGAACCGTCGCTGGAATGGCATGCCGAACTGCTGGCCGCCGATGGCAGCGCCTTCCGCGTGCACCACCGCGGCCAGCCGCTGGGCGATGTGCAGTGGTCACTGCTGGGCCGCCACAACGTGCTCAACGGGCTGGCCGCGCTGGCCGCCGCGCATGCCGTGGGCGTGGCCCCGGCCGAGGTCATTCCGGCCCTGGCGCGCTTCAGCAGCGTCAAGCGCCGCATGGAAGTGATCGGCAGCCACGACGGCATCACCATCTACGACGACTTCGCCCACCACCCGACCGCGATCGCCACCACCCTGGAAGGCCTGCGCGCCAAGGTCGGCGATGCACGCATCGTGGTGGCCATGGAGCCGCGCAGCAATTCGATGCGGCTGGGCGCCCATGCGCAGGCGCTGGCGCCGTCGCTGGCGCTGGCCGACGAAGTAGTGTTCCTGCACCGCCCGGAACTGGCCTGGGACGCCGCCGCGGTGATCGCTGCGGTGCGTGGCACGGCGCACGCGGTGCCCGATACCGATGCGCTGCTGGCCCGCCTGCAGGCCGACGTGCGCAGCGGCGACCACGTGGTGTTCATGTCCAACGGCGGCTTCGACGCCGCGCCGCGCCGGCTGCTGGCCGCGCTGCAGGGCCGATGA
- a CDS encoding adenylate kinase, translating to MRLVLLGPPGSGKGTQATRLKEKLGIAHISTGDMLRAEIAAGSELGKQAKAVMDAGNLVSDDILLGMLESRLTQADVAKGFILDGYPRNVAQANAMDGLLAKIGKPLDAVVQLDVATELLVERIAGRAQEQGRADDNPESVRQRLQVYNDQTAPVVDFYAGRGTLARVDGVGELDEIEARILAAIQH from the coding sequence ATGCGATTGGTTCTGTTGGGACCGCCCGGTTCGGGCAAGGGGACGCAGGCGACGCGCCTGAAGGAAAAGCTGGGCATCGCCCACATTTCGACCGGTGACATGCTGCGCGCTGAAATCGCCGCGGGCTCGGAACTGGGCAAGCAGGCCAAGGCGGTGATGGATGCCGGCAACCTGGTGTCGGACGACATCCTGCTGGGCATGCTCGAATCGCGCCTGACCCAGGCCGATGTCGCCAAGGGCTTCATCCTGGACGGCTACCCGCGCAACGTGGCCCAGGCCAACGCGATGGACGGCCTGCTGGCCAAGATCGGCAAGCCGCTGGATGCGGTGGTGCAGCTGGACGTGGCCACCGAGCTGCTGGTCGAGCGCATTGCCGGCCGTGCCCAGGAGCAGGGCCGTGCCGACGACAACCCCGAATCGGTGCGCCAGCGCCTGCAGGTCTACAACGACCAGACCGCCCCGGTGGTCGACTTCTACGCCGGCCGTGGCACCCTGGCCCGCGTCGATGGCGTGGGCGAGCTGGACGAGATCGAAGCCCGCATCCTGGCAGCGATCCAGCACTGA